In one Eulemur rufifrons isolate Redbay chromosome 14, OSU_ERuf_1, whole genome shotgun sequence genomic region, the following are encoded:
- the ZNF771 gene encoding zinc finger protein 771, producing the protein MPGEQQAEEEEEEEMQEEMVLLVKGEEDEGEEKYEVVKLKIPMDNKEVPSETPAQSADPARPHACPDCGRAFARRSTLAKHARTHTGERPFACTECGRRFSQKSALTKHGRTHTGERPYECPECDKRFSAASNLRQHRRRHTGEKPYACAHCGRRFAQSSNYAQHLRVHTGEKPYACPDCGRAFGGSSCLARHRRTHTGERPYACADCGTRFAQSSALAKHRRVHTGEKPHRCAVCGRRFGHRSNLAEHARTHTGERPYPCAECGRRFRLSSHFIRHRRAHMRRRLYICAGCGRDFKLPAGATATTATERCPECEGS; encoded by the exons ATGCCTGGCGAAcagcaggcagaggaggaggaggaggaagagatgcAGGAAGAGATGGTGCTGCTGGTGAAGGGTGAGGAGGATGAGGGTGAGGAGAAGTATGAGGTGGTGAAACTCAAGATTCCCATGGACAACAAGGAG gtcccgagcGAGACGCCAGCGCAGTCCGCCGACCCGGCGCGCCCCCACGCGTGCCCGGACTGCGGCCGCGCCTTCGCGCGCCGCTCCACGCTGGCCaagcacgcacgcacgcacacggGCGAACGGCCCTTTGCGTGCACCGAGTGCGGCCGGCGCTTCTCGCAGAAGTCGGCGCTGACCAAACACGGCCGCACGCACACGGGCGAGCGTCCCTACGAGTGCCCGGAATGCGACAAGCGCTTCTCGGCCGCCTCGAACCTGCGGCAGCACCGGCGGCGCCACACTGGCGAGAAGCCGTACGCATGCGCGCACTGCGGCCGTCGCTTCGCGCAAAGCTCCAACTACGCACAGCACCTGCGCGTGCACACGGGCGAAAAGCCGTACGCGTGCCCGGACTGCGGACGCGCCTTCGGCGGCAGTTCGTGCCTGGCGCGCCACCGACGCACGCACACGGGCGAGCGGCCGTACGCATGCGCCGACTGCGGCACGCGCTTCGCGCAGAGCTCGGCGCTGGCCAAACACCGGCGGGTGCACACGGGCGAGAAGCCCCACCGCTGCGCCGTGTGCGGCCGCCGCTTCGGCCACCGCTCCAACCTGGCGGAGCATGCGCGCACGCACACAGGGGAGCGGCCCTACCCGTGCGCCGAGTGTGGCCGCCGCTTCCGCCTCAGCTCGCACTTCATCCGTCACCGTCGCGCGCACATGCGGCGCCGCCTCTATATCTGTGCCGGCTGTGGCCGGGACTTCAAGCTCCCCGCAGGTGCCACAGCCACCACTGCCACTGAGCGCTGCCCGGAGTGCGAGGGCAGCTGA